A portion of the Pseudorasbora parva isolate DD20220531a chromosome 1, ASM2467924v1, whole genome shotgun sequence genome contains these proteins:
- the LOC137079069 gene encoding leucine rich adaptor protein 1-like, producing MRKMEELPDFRDVELKLGRKVPESLKRALTGDAADTCTRTGELHTLNNKIRFLRQQMAHLRSIDVTLMHQLLSINEGIESIRWVMEERGGGASREGSLMGSLGSLSDSQEASQHSSCSDGLDGISVGSYLDTLGEAEPEEAFSSTPEAQEEAFQKRPRVEADEYYCFG from the exons ATGAGGAAGATGGAGGAGCTGCCGGACTTCAGGGACGTGGAGCTCAAACTGGGCCGCAAAGTTCCGGAGAGTCTGAAGCGCGCGCTAACGGGCGACGCCGCCGACACATGCACGCGCACGGGCGAGCTGCACACACTCAACAACAAGATCCGGTTCCTCCGACAGCAGATG GCTCATCTCCGCTCGATTGACGTCACGCTGATGCATCAGCTGCTGTCCATCAACGAGGGCATCGAGTCCATCCGCTGGGTGATGGAGGAGCGAGGGGGCGGGGCCAGCCGCGAGGGCAGCCTGATGGGCAGCTTGGGCAGCCTATCAGACAGCCAGGAGGCGTCCCAGCACAGCAGCTGCAGCGACGGATTGGACGGGATCTCGGTGGGCAGTTACCTGGACACGCTGGGGGAGGCGGAGCCTGAGGAGGCCTTCAGCAGCACACCTGAGGCTCAGGAGGAGGCCTTCCAGAAGCGACCCCGTGTGGAGGCCGACGAGTACTACTGCTTCGGATAG